The DNA window TGGGCAACAACCACTTCACAGAGGACATAGGGGGAGTCCGACACTTAAGTTCCGCCATTCGACTCTCAGAGATATTGAGGTCCCTTGGTGCATCCATGATAAAGGGGGCAGAGCACTGAAAGGAAGCCTGGTCCACCTCCACCAGGTAGCGGCCTCGCATGTGCATGGGAGCATGACAGCGGCCACAGCAGGTGGAATTGGTGGGTATATACTCCCGAAGCCACCAGGCAAGCCACAAAATGTCACAATCACAGTTCCAAGGATTGTGGTGTAGGTGCAATTCAACCAGGTACCTCAGTGGGGTGAAGAGGTCATGGGGCAAAGAAGAGAGGTTATTGTGGGCCAGGTTGAGTTCCACAAGTGAGGCCAGCCCATCAAAAGCATTCCGCTCAATCAAGCTGACCTGTGAGTTCATGACCCACAGCTTCTTGAGAGAACTTAGGCCGTGGAAGGAGCCAGGCCTGATCTCGGGGAAGTGGTTTCCTGACATTTCCAGCTCCTCCAGCCCCACTAGGGGTGTGAGATTGGGCATATCTTTAATGTTGCACATGCCCAAGTTCAGATACTTGAGGTTGAACAGCCCCTCAAAAGCCCCCTCAGAGATATACTCCAACTTCTTGAGCTCCCCTAAGTCCAGGCGCATGAGGGAGGGCACTCTGTTGAAGGCGTAAGAGGGGATGCTCTCTATGGGGTTGTTGCGAAGCCAGAGCTCCCGCAGCTTGGACAGGTACTCAAAGGCTCCACTGGGGATGACCGTCAGCCAGTTGTCAAACAGCTCCAGGGTGTTGAGGCTGGCCAGGCCGTTGAAAGCGCCCACCTCGATCTGCCTGATGGAGTTCCTGCCCAGCTGCAGGACCTCAAGGTGGTGGAGGTGTCTGAAGGTGTCGGCCTGGATCATCTGGATGTTGTTTTCCATAAGGTTGAGGTACCGGGTGTTGGAGGGAATACCCTGGGGGACTTCCGAGAGGCCCCGGCGGGTGCACACCACCTTGCTGAACTGGTTACTGCACGAGCAGACAGAGGGGCAGTTCTGGGGCCCGGCTGAGGCGGCAGCAGCGATGGCTGCACACAGAATCCACACTTGCGCCGCGAGGTAGACGGGAAGCAGGACGGCATTCCAGGTGTGGTGCACAGTTACCTGCCACAAGAGCTTCATGGTGTGGCACGTTCATAATTCACCATCGCCTGGGATTTTGGCTCGGAAAGGAGAACCAGCCCTACCCCGGCTTAAGTGAGCTAGGAGCTCCTCTTTCCATCTGGAGAAGGAGGTGGGGAGGGGGCGATTAGAGAGACGGAGCAGATCGGCCAAAAAAAATTCTGCCAAACTACAGAGCGGCCCCTTATCCAAGCCCACCCTCAAGGCTAGCCCTCCGAAAGCTAAGACTTTCTCTCCCACATTGCAACCATCCCCACCCAAATCGCTCTCACCTACCTCGGAAGGAAGGCAGGAAAGAACTGTCGTGGTGTCCTCAAGCTTTCTCCATGGGAGCCGGGCACCTCGTTCCCATTCTGACTTCTTAGTTTTTAATTAACAAAAGGGGGaagtggtgggggtggggagggcacaggggaggggagggaagggtggGGGAGACAAAATGGCTTCTAGTAAATCCAGAGCCCGAGCTGGAGCCGGCGAAGCCACGGAGTTGAGGCGCGCCAGGGAGAGCCGAGGCCCGGCGGGCTATGCAGGTGCATGCCCCCCCCTCAGCCCGAGGAACGGCGCCACCAGCGTTTCCCTGCTTTGTCCTTGGACCCCGGCACCGGCTAGCTCCAGCCACGGGGGAAGGCACTTCATCGCCAAAGTGTGCCTCCCGCGCCCCCGGCCCACTCCCTGGGCCGCCGCTGGCGGAGGTGCGGGGGCGCCCCGAGCCACCCAGGCCGAGCTCGCTTGCTCTGCTGCGCTCAGCTCTCCCGCGTTGGCCGCGCCGGGCCGGCGGCAGCTGATTGCAGTCGTGAGCTCGCGGGGCTGCGAGAGTTAAGAGGAGGTGTTCGCGGAGCCTTCGCCCTCCCCAGACACACACCCCCTTTCTCCTCGCCTCTCTTCGGAAGGGTTAAGAAGACAAAAACTGGGCTTAGTTCTCCAGTCCACTGTCTGCTGGCTCCAGGAACGGTAATCCGTCCAGCTCCTGAGGGGCAGCGGCGTGGACACTGCGCTGGACCGAGTCCGCGGGCCGAGGAGCGCGCGGCTGTCGCGCCCGCACCGCAGGCCCCTTCAGGGAGTCCGGGGGCGGGCGCGGGTCCGGCGGCGGCGGCCGCAGCCCCTGGTGGCGCGCATCCACCCGCCGCCGCCCGCCGCTGCCGGGCCCCCGGCGCGCCCCCGGCCCAGGTTTGGTGCGGAGAGGGCGAGTTCTCGGCTGGGGCTCCCGGCGCCTTCAGTGGCTACGCTGCCCGCGGACTGCTGCAGCGACCGGAGCGCTGTCGGCGGCGGCGTGAGCAGCGGGGGTCGCGGCTGCGGGAACCGCTCCGGAACCTGGGAACATGGTCCCCGCTGGctagcggcggcggcggcggcggcagcagcgGGGCTCCTGCGCTCGGCGCCCACGGTCTCCTCCTCGCGCTGGGCTCGCGGTGTTGCAGGCAGCAGCCACGCAGACTGCTCTCTCATCCTTTTGTCCTTCAGTCAGAACGTGAATGTACTGCTGACGCATACTGTTCTGGGGAGAAGATTAGCGTGATGCAGTGCTCTTATGTATTAACACAGCTCCCCCTCCGCTGCCTGCCCTCGAGGGGTTAACGCCGGCACCTTCCAGCGCCGCGCCGGCCCGCGCCGCGCAGCCCGGAATCCGCGCCTCTGATCTCCGGCCGCCTGCCTtcctctcttcttccttccttccttccttcctccctccctctcctctcctctcctcttctctctctctctctttcgctatctctctatctctctatctatctatctatatctacctCTATCTATCTCTCTTTCCCCCCCCCCAGCCCCCTCCCAGGCCGCTTCCTCCCCGCCCCCTCCGGACGAGGGGAGCGGGCCCGGCAGGCGAGCCGGAGTGAGCGTCAAGTGAGGGGCAGCGCGCAAGTCGCAGGCGTTCGCTGCTATTTTGGTCCGGTCGGAGCGAGCCGCTGGGTGGCCGCTGATAGGCTGGAACCGCCTGGGGCTGCAGCAGGAGACCGCGCGGCCCCCGCACCCGGTCGCTCGGCACCCTCTGGCCCTAGGCTGGTGGGCTCAGGGGCCAGCGAGCCTAGGACGCGGCAGTCCCGAGGCTGGGCTGCTGCAGTTGGCCGGCCTCCCGCCCGGCCCGCGTCATCCTCACCCCCGCGGAATGCTGACGGGGCGCCTCGCCGCGGGGCCCAGGCAGGCGACTCGGAGTTTGGAGCTGCATAGTGGTGGGGACTTGGGGGCGGGCGACCCGGATTGGAGCCAGAAGACCGAAAGCCCGGGATTTGCCGCTGCACTGATGCCTGTCCTTCCTGCCCCCTCCCTCGCACACTCCCTCAACCGTCCTGGGCTCTAACTAGGGCTTTAAATGATAGTTTTCTTAATGAGGGCTGCGGGGGCGGGAATCAGTGGAAGGAAAGACCAAGAGCAAGGAGCTGGGGGAAAGACAACCTGGGAAGGATTAAAGTGAACTCTCAGCACCCACGGCGCAACCCACGGTTCATTCAACCTGCGGCTTTGACTCTGTCGCCCCTTTTCTCCCCTGCGCGCAAAGAATGGGGGAGGCGTCTTACGCCTTCTGCCCGGTGAGCTTCTCGAGCCCCTCTGTCTTCCTGGGACTCCCTGAGAAGAACTGCGTAGCAACCTGCGGTAGCAGTTTACTAGAAAAGGAATTCTGATCACTGTATCTGCTGGGAGGAGAGCCTGGGGCTTTCTACAGCCCCCCACAGGAGAGAGACTAGGCCAGCCTTTTCTTAATTCACCAAACAGACCCCCTTTCTCGATTAAGTGGGAGTGGGGTCATCTAGCTAAGACCTAGGACCCAGGTCTAGTAGAATTTGGCATCAGTTTagtttcccttcccttcccttcccttccagcACTGCCTACAGACACCCTGGTTCTCCCCCCAGGCCCGGCCCCGGCCCCGCCCCCTCACTCTCACTGTGTGGTTATGTGGCAAGCTTGCTTTTTAAACCCTTATTGCCTGCACATGGGCTCTGGTTTAAGAACCAGGAGGTCCAAAATTTCTTAGCTTTCTGGATTCTGccgcacctgtaatctcagtattATCAGCTACCCAGTAACCTGAACTGCCTTAAATATGCCAGGACATTCTTGAAGTCCTGGGAAGTTCCATTGTAGCAAATTGACGACCCCATTCTTTACTAAGACGTTTTTGCTTGCATTTGCAGTTAAATTAGCattaacacttaatatttattgaaCCCTTCTCTGTGTGTACCACTGTTGATCTTTGAATCAACTTTATTGTCCATTTTATGAATGGGTCAAATATATTGCCTAGGGTCACATAGTAAGCCAGGATTTCTGACAGCCCTCAGATAGATGTCAAGGAACTTGGGTATGGgagtgattctcaagtatttgccCAGTGGTCTGAGAACTTGAGTTTCATCCATGTACTTCAGCAGTCATTTATTGGGATGTTTATCTACTATGTACTATCCTCCACACTAAAAACTTACATATCTGTTCTGATTTAGTCTTCATTTGCTCCAGTGAAGTAATTGGCACCATtgtcttcattttacagataagattcTTAGTTTAGGCAAGCAGAAAACTTGCTCACAGTCCTGTTTCCTCAAAGTAAACAGAACCAGCCTTTCAAACTAGTGTTCAAATCTTGAGACCAGTGCTTTAATCACTAGCAAATATGTCCACTGCGTCCATTCTTCAGACTAAATGGTGGAGGCAAGGTCAGGAAACAATTATGAAAGTTCAGTGAAAGATGTATGAAAGAAATAAGTTGAAGGGTGGAAAAGGAGGGACTTTAACAACAAACCTTTAAACATGCTTCATTCATGATgaccaattttaaaaaaaatgagagaaatggaGGTTAGTCACACTGTGGTAACCAGGGTTTAGTTCCAACTGGGCACCTTAGTAGTGCTTATGCATTCCTGACTAAAGCCCCATCTGCATATTCTCAGCTTCCAAGCCAGACACTACCATCTTGTAGACCCAGGAAATGTGAACCTGGCCTGTCAAGGATCTGTGGAGGAGGTTCCTCTCCTTGCCAGAGCTGGCACAGAGCTAGTAGAGTGTTCTGGTACCAGAAGAGACCCTTGTCAGGGTCTGGATGGCACACTGGAGTTTGGCTGTCCCTCCTTCCTCAGGCAAAAGAGGGGCTCTGCCTGGGCTGGTTTCCTGCCTGTGTAGGCAAACTCAGGCCCCATCTGTTCAGCTCCAGTCCCAGCAAATGAAAGCTGCTGCCCCCGCACTGTGAAGGTAGATGGAAGGGTGGGCTGATTTGGATCCAACCTGTGCTTAGTAATGAGCTTGTCTCACAGTAAATATTTGTGACTGCTGTTGATGAAAGTGAATATTCCCAAGTTCCATGGAACTCTACTTGGGGCCGCTTTGCCCTCTATAGGCCAGTTGGGCTTGCAAAAGCAGCTGAACTTACGAACCAGCACCTGAACCAGATTAAAGAGGAGCCAGTGGGGTCTTCGTAGCACACATCCCTTCTGACCTGAACATGGCCCGTAGCTTCTTATCTTTGTAAGTGAGTACCTTCTAACTGGCGCATGGCCCCTCATTGTTCCTTACTGCTTCCTTGATTTGACATGGTACCACCAAGGAATAAGAAAGGACGAAGAAGGCTCAAGCccaaagaggaagagaaggaagaattGCTATGCTGAGAATGTTTTCACTTGCAGTTTCACACAGAGAGACTGCTGTGAGGAgactggagggaaaggaagaaggaGGCCAGTGGAGGAAATTGGGCATGGCCTGTGCCAGCAGCTCAGGGCTATGGAGTGGGCCCTGCACTAAGACTGGGATACCTGAGTTCCAGTCGATTATCTGCCACTGATTAGACCTGTGAGGTATCTCAAAATAGCTTTTATAAAATCAAGGAAATGGAATAGAAAGTGCCTTGCAGCTCTCATAGTCTATGATTTCCACCCCTTCTCAGACATGTAGCTCTGTGAAGGAGTTTGATCCTTTGGGATTGTAGCCAACTCTTGGAAATGGGCCACACAGTTGAGGAGAGAATGCTTCCTTCATAATCCAGAGATCCACAGGGCCAGAGCTGAGCACAGCAGACTATGTTTTCACAGCTACTAAAAAGGCTCATAGATCACAAAATGTTAACGCTAAAAGAGACCTTGGAGATTATCTGGTCTTAgcctctcattttacagatgtcaTTAAGAAAGTTCAGAGAGGCACGGTGACTTACCTAAAGCCACGTGACTAATTAATATCAGAGTCTGTTCCTTCTGAGCTCAGTCCTCTGTCAAGATTTTGATATATGGCTAATTGGTAGTTTAAACCCATGACTTGAAGATATTTCCAGATGCCTGGCTTCTGTGATCTTGTATGCAAGTGCCATTATATTTTGCTGGATTGGGATAAAGATGGGTCTTCAATAGAGCTGATGCGTCATTCCATGTGACTTTGGACCCGTAATAGGAAGCAGAAGAAATGGTTGTCTAAAGGATTGACTGAAATTGGTCCTCTAAAGAGGACCCAGGATTGCCCAGGCTAGACCACTCCCCACCCTGATATGCATTACATCTCTGAAGCATTATTCTGAGCAGCCACTAGATGTCCATAATGCCTCACAGGGTTTGCCTGGAGTGGCAAGGTACCATCTTGCCTCCAGTAGGCTTTGGAGCCCTTAAAGGAGGTTTATCAGTGGCAACACAACAGAACAGAGCAACCTCTAAAGGGATTTGAGaaacagaaggaaagaaaattaagTATGGAAATTGCCCTTcaaagaaggaagggaagatCCTGATTGGCAAATTAGTAATGACAAAACAGTAAGAAATGTCTGTGCAGAAGTAGTCACCTCCTTTTACTCAAAGCAGTGAACATATCCTGTCTGTGTTTCTCTTATTCATTTCCACCCGTGTGTGCAAATACCCCTCTAGGGTCAACTGGTGATGAAGTTTCTGTTCATTGTAAAAGGAAGGTTGTTTTTCTTGCTTGTGATCCCATAGTGAAACTAGGATATGCCATTATTGCCCACAGAGAATGGCTTTTCTTCCTTGAGCCAGTGATTCAGACCAGCACAGCTGTTGAGTTACCCACTCTTCTGATTATCCTGAGATTCCACTGTTATTTACTTCAACGACTGCTCTTTAAGAAAGTCAGAAAGGAGTAGGCAGCAAAGCATTGTCCCATCCAGAGCAATTTTCAGAACCTCAGCTAAGAAGGGACAAGGTGATTAAGGAACGTAATGAAGAGTTATTGAATTCACGGGCCTTTCATTCTGGGACAAGTTTCCCAGGGCTTATAGTTTGTGAGTTGCCAGGCTTAAGTGGAGAGAGAAGCCTCTCAGTTACCCTGCTGCTTCCTCTCGGAAGAGTGATTTGCCACACATTCTAGATGTGGTCACCTATATGGTCAAGCAGACCAAAAATGTCTGGCCAGGAGCCTTGAAAATGGCCCTGTGCAGGTGTACTGGCCCATCTCAGGTCCTTGTGATTTATCCTTTTTATTTGCCAATGTACAGCAACTTTTATTCTCTTGCAGTTCTGGAAGCTCAAAGTTCACAATCTGGCAGTGCTGCAGTCCCTCCAAATGCCCTTAATTCTGGTGGCACTCCTTGCCTTGTGGCTGCATCACTTCAGTCTGCCTCCATGGTCATACTGCCTCCTTTTCTTCTGTCTCTCCTATTTGTAACTTCTAAGGACTCTTGTCATTAAGTTTAGGGCCCACCTAGATAATCCACATGATCTCCTCATCTGAGTATCCTTAATTGCTAACTGTATCTGCAAATACCCTTTTTCCCAGTGGAGTAACAGTCAGGTTCTAGGACTAAGGCATGGACCCATCTTTGGGGGCTCACTTTCAACCTACTACAGAGACAGAATCAGGTTTCAATCCCCCAAATCTATCCATGGTCCAAACCAGAAACCACTGTAATATCACAAaagaggagggagaaagggaaggtACATAGGATAGCTGGTGACTTTTCCTTCTACTGTGCTTCAGAGAAATGGAAGAACCAAGCATGAGCTGTATAACCATTGAGTCTTCCTTCCcccagggaagggagagggcccTCCTTCAAAGAAGTGCACTTTGACGAGACAAACTCAAGAAATCTGCTTCCcttgctttcttcctttctcttgatTGATTCCTTAATAATTTTCTCACCCTTTCTTTAAGTGGTCTATAGATTCTATCCCAAAGATCTTGAAACATACTGATAATACTAGCAGTACCTTTTGGTATTGCTACAAAATTTAGCTTAACTGTAACTAAATCACAGATGTGTAAAGAGGATTATGTTGAAGATTAAGGTACACTTCCAGATCAGAGCCAGCCTGTATAAATGTGAAACTGAAGGTTCTGACTCAAATGGTGTTTCAAGTACATCATGTATAAGTTTGATCATTTATCAGGGGGTCGTCCAGGCCCTCAAGTGTAATTTGCTTTTTCACAGATAAGATGTATGTATAAAGTCAAGTCATTCATATTTTGGTTGGGAAAATACAAGTATTTTTCCCAAAACCAATTTCTACAAAATACATTACATCAAAGTACACAAGTACACTTATGTGTATGTTAGTGGACATTAATAGCAGAGTGGTGGTATGAAGTATTTCTGGAGTCAGACAaacctgggttcaagtctcagatcTAATTTTTGCATACTAATTTGTATACCTTAATTCTTTAAGCCTCAAATCATTCACATGTAAATGGAATTAACTTCTTTCATGGTATTGTTGGACCATAAACAAGTTGTATATCACAGTCAATCTCGGCAAATAGTAATATTGGTACacctattatttctttttttttttttttttttggcagagtgGGGAATACCAGGGAatattcagggacactcaaccactaagccacatccccagccctgttttttttttattttatttagagacaagatctcattgagttgcttagtgccttgccattgctgaggctggctttgaacttgtgatcttcttgtctcagcctccgagctgctgggattacaggtgaataCCACCATTCCCAACCTATTATTTTCTAATATAGAAACTAATGTAGAAAAGACACTATTTTGTCCAGAGTCCattattgagctttttccccctaAACTATTATTGTTCTTGGTACTGTACCTAATTTAGAACTTGTAATTCTTAATTCAAAATTTAAAGTGTTGGGgttgggatttagctcagtgacagagtgcttaccTACCATGCATAAGGTCCTGAGCTTAGTCCTTGGcccaagagaggaaaaaaaaaaaattgtattttgtgCTGTCTGttgcttacaatttttttttttttattttgaggtaatttTAGACTTGCAGATGGGTACAAAATAGTACTGACTTTCCATGTACCCTTCACTCAATCTCCCCTTACATTAAATCTCACAAACCACAGAACATTTATTTAAAGCTGAGAAAATAATCATTCAAGGCATAAGTTTTACTATTGCTGTCCACAATCTGTTCTCTGTGTGAACCAAAATGATCTTTGTGACATTCTATCAGATTTTGTGTGGATTACTTAGAATGCTCATTCCCTCATAAATCGAATAACAACCAGACTGTTTATATGGTCCACAGGCCCTTAGCCTTCATCCCCTGCCACATCTCTGCCCTTAACCATTTGGGAGGTGGGGAATTCAATCAGtgggccctctaccactgaatttcactagtcctttttattttgttttgaaatagagtcttgctaagttgccaaagctggccttgaacttgtgatcctcttgcctcagtctcctaagtagctgggattacaggcctgattTGTCCTTAATCTTTTTCTGTCTTCCCCCTTACTCCTTGTGGTACACTGGTTCTCATCTCCTGGAGTACTATTAACTTGGTTCCCCCTTGTGGGGACTTTGCTCTGTCTTCTACCTAGAATGTTCTTCCCCCCACATCTTAGGATGACTGGCTACTTCTTGAGTAGATCTCTTAATACTTACTGTGACTCCCCTGTGTAAAGTAGCCTCACCAATTGGTCATATTACCTAGTTTGgtttttgttgtcattgttgtcgttgacctttttatttttctaagcaGGAAAAAATTAAGGAAGATCCCAGTGACCTTAAGGTTTCTCCAGTTCTCAATTTTTAGTTTCCCAGCCCCTTACTGATTGATTTATGAAGGAAAGTTTTATGGAGGTACCATAAATACACACAGGTTCTTGGTAGATGAATATGTGAGGAGCCAGCTGAAGAGTGTGCATAGTTACACAAATAACCTATCTGTACTTGTGTACGCGTATACCTACTATTTCAAATTTGCTAAAGTGCATTTTCTCCAAAGGGAGTGGGGGCTGTTGAGCCTGAAATAGGGAACACCAGGACAGTGAGATCAAATGCTTTGAAAGTGGCTGTGCCAACGCTTTTTGCTAATTAAAGAATGTTAGGACAATCACCCCTAGCAGCAGTAAAGGGCGCCCCATTACCTCGCTTTATGGCGAGCTGGGTAAATTTAAAGGCAGCTATAAATATCCCACTGAGCGCCTGAGCTCGAGCACAGTGGGCAGACACTAGGCTGGGTGAGGAAAAGAGTCCAGGAGCTTCTGTCCCCCTCTGTCCAGAGTCAGCTCTCTATTAGCTGTCAGTCCCCAAAATTTGGGTGACTAAAGAACAAACAATTCCATCAACAGACTCTTAATTTAAAACACTAAGGGGGGGACAACAAATAGCTCTGTGCTGAGTGACAGAGAGCCCAGGTCCCCTGGTCCTGCTTTTTCACTGACTTTATTTTGCCCCAAGGGAAGATGTTTCTTGTTGTGACTTCATTTTCctcaactgtgtgtgtgtgtcacagaaattttaaaagaaaagaaaaaagtcacaTGGCTTAGGGCCATTCCTCTAGGAATATTCTAGGGACCCTTATTGAGCAGCTCAGTACTCCAAAGAAAAACTTAGCATTCAGAGAGTGTGAACAAAATGGAAACATGCTTTTTACACTTACCCTATGGAATTCCTGGCTGAATTTAAGACCTATACACAACTTTGAACTTTCTCTGTGTTTTTCATATATTCTGATTGGCTTGAAGCCTTTTGTATCCTCTTGTgtgatatttttttgtttttgtttttgtttatttgttcctGGTACTATGGATTAATTTCAGGAATGCTTTATAaaccactcagctacatctccagcctcttcgttcgttctttctttctttctttctttctttctttctttctttctctttctttttctttttttctttttttttttttttaatacggagtcttgctaagttgccaaggctgtcctcaaacttgcaatcctcccgtctcagcctcctgagtttctaggattacaggcatgggtcaCCGCACCCGGCTCTTGTGTTTCTTTTTGCATCTCTTCCCTGTTCTTGAGGTGTTCTTAGCCCCTTAGTTCATAGGGAAGTACATGTTGGCATCACCTTCTGTCTGCCagcctctttgatttgtttcttttTGGATCCTCATCTGTGGCCACCAAGCCTCCTTGCATAATTTGTTAGTTACTTGCAATCTCCCTCCACCCCTCCATGCTAGGAATCCATCCCAGGATTTTACACGTtaggcaggtactctaccactgaactacatccccagccctcttctcaATCTTGCCAgcttttttggttttgcttttgtttctgcCAACTTTAGgtatgactagagtatttctgttTCCAATTGTTTACCATAATTTTGCCATACTATAGTGCCTAGCAACTTCAGCTCCTAAGTGTATTCATTTGCCCATCAAAGGAGATTGAGAGGGAGATCAAAGCCACCATAGTACAAATATGGGCTGGGCTGGAATTGTGTCTCTCCGTCACTGGTCTGGCAATCTTCACACAAAAGGATGGCCAGCACTTCACCCTTAAAGGTAGAGAGCAGAGTAGCATTGGTACATCCAGGAGAACCAGCCCAGAGCTTACACTGCTGGCTTCCCCTGTGAGTCATCAAACAGGGGATGGATGGGTTGGCTGACACCCAGGCTCCTGGATGCAGCGTTCCTTTTTCATTATGAGTTTCTTCCAAGATTACATCTACCCAGCTTCCAGCCTGCTCTTGGTACATGTTTTTAGATGCAAATGCTTCTAGTGGTGATCACTTTTTCATCTTTTAGAGGATCTGGGGTGATTGGGATGTCCCTAATTGGTTGGTTAGCTAAGCAGGTGCTCTTAGGAACTTTTTGTC is part of the Callospermophilus lateralis isolate mCalLat2 chromosome 1, mCalLat2.hap1, whole genome shotgun sequence genome and encodes:
- the Lrrc4 gene encoding leucine-rich repeat-containing protein 4; this translates as MKLLWQVTVHHTWNAVLLPVYLAAQVWILCAAIAAAASAGPQNCPSVCSCSNQFSKVVCTRRGLSEVPQGIPSNTRYLNLMENNIQMIQADTFRHLHHLEVLQLGRNSIRQIEVGAFNGLASLNTLELFDNWLTVIPSGAFEYLSKLRELWLRNNPIESIPSYAFNRVPSLMRLDLGELKKLEYISEGAFEGLFNLKYLNLGMCNIKDMPNLTPLVGLEELEMSGNHFPEIRPGSFHGLSSLKKLWVMNSQVSLIERNAFDGLASLVELNLAHNNLSSLPHDLFTPLRYLVELHLHHNPWNCDCDILWLAWWLREYIPTNSTCCGRCHAPMHMRGRYLVEVDQASFQCSAPFIMDAPRDLNISESRMAELKCRTPPMSSVKWLLPNGTVLSHASRHPRISVLNDGTLNFSYVLLSDTGVYTCMVTNVAGNSNASAYLNVSAAELNTSNYSFFTTVTVETTEISPEDTTRKYKPVPTTSTGYQPAYTTSTTVLIQTTRVPKQVPVPATDTTDKMQTSLDEVMKTTKIIIGCFVAVTLLAAAMLIVFYKLRKRHQQRSTVTAARTVEIIQVDEDIPAAASSAATTAPSGVSGEGAVVLPTIHDHINYNTYKPAHGAHWTENSLGNSLHPTVTTISEPYIIQTHTKDKVQETQI